The following proteins are encoded in a genomic region of Pseudorca crassidens isolate mPseCra1 chromosome 1, mPseCra1.hap1, whole genome shotgun sequence:
- the C1H15orf39 gene encoding uncharacterized protein C15orf39 homolog isoform X2 has translation MAEKRPLGTLGPVMYGKLPRLEADSGPGHSLPPSAGNQEPCSYKGAYFSCPMGGPPKTGSERLASWTPYPPLYPTSMAGPPLRADNLLTSCLLYRPPTESSEKVQDSGPVELLPFGAQAHSYPGPPLAAPKPVYRNPLCYGLSTCLGEGAAKRPLDVDWTLVTGSLLPPADPSCSLPPAPGKGQSLDGTFLRGVPAGTSGKDSSVSFSPCQAFLEKYRTIHSTGFLASKYAGPYSGDPKQSLSEGPPSPWTQLAQPLGPACQDAVPTHYPLPHPAQVLPCPPACRHPEKQGSYGSVLPPQPLGAHKGAGYPAGGLSSPYLRQQAAQTPYMPPVGLDTYSYPSAPLPAPSPGLRLEPPLAPRCPVDFAPQTLGFPYARDDLSLYGASPGLGGTPPSQNSVQAVPQPGAFQRACQPLPASQPCLEPARPAEKPVQEAEEKMWLPSCRREQPQPHLDEHPGAPIIIGDSPVPRTPPALPPCAQEHQSLTQNEGTLPPSSPPMPIIDNVFSLAPYRDYLDVQAPEATAEPDPAPAPSENHDKDCRGSLPGREAPSSVHASLKEEVALDLSVKKTAAEAPPTKVPHPAGHAKPTAAVDVPGAGNTVSDMPGVGDTVSDRQVLKKVVTEAPDLPGVPVTTEATPRTNFHSSVAFMFRKFKILRPAPLPATVVPAVVPAVPTSAPAQPAPTPTPVPAGLQILTQPLPVACFNLALPSPPAVAMTSPASAPAPAPSPAPAPAPAPAPAPAPAPAPAPAPVVGPGPASTPATADSPEQHFAGLHASLCDAISGSVAHSPPEKLREWLETSGPWGRAAWQDCQGVQGLLSKLLSQLQSFMCTQQCPFPHVVRAGAIFVPIHLVKERLFPRLPPASVDHVLQEHRVELRPTTLSEERALRERALHGCTSRMLKLLALRQLPDIYPDLLGLQWRDCVRRQLGEHGAAPVATGAV, from the coding sequence ATGGCGGAGAAGCGGCCACTGGGGACCCTGGGGCCTGTGATGTACGGCAAGCTGCCCCGCCTAGAGGCAGACTCTGGGCCCGGGCACAGCCTGCCCCCCTCTGCTGGTAACCAGGAGCCCTGCAGCTACAAAGGTGCCTACTTCTCCTGCCCCATGGGGGGTCCTCCGAAGACAGGGTCTGAGCGGTTGGCATCCTGGACCCCATACCCACCCTTGTACCCCACCAGCATGGCAGGACCCCCACTTCGGGCAGACAACCTTCTGACCAGCTGCCTGCTCTACCGCCCACCCACAGAAAGCTCCGAGAAAGTACAGGACTCTGGCCCGGTTGAGCTCCTACCCTTCGGTGCCCAGGCTCACTCCTACCCAGGCCCACCACTGGCGGCACCCAAACCTGTCTACCGCAACCCTCTGTGTTATGGGCTCTCAACCTGCCTGGGGGAAGGGGCAGCAAAGAGGCCCCTGGATGTTGATTGGACGCTGGTGACTGGATCCCTGTTACCCCCCGCCGACCCATCTTGTTCtctgcccccagctcctggcaaggGCCAGTCCCTGGATGGTACCTTCTTGCGTGGGGTGCCAGCTGGGACGTCTGGCAAAGACTCTTCGGTGAGCTTCTCCCCGTGCCAGGCATTCTTGGAGAAGTATCGGACCATCCACAGCACGGGCTTCCTGGCCTCCAAGTATGCAGGTCCTTACTCTGGGGACCCCAAGCAGTCATTGTCCGAGGGACCCCCCAGTCCTTGGACGCAGCTGGCCCAACCTCTGGGACCAGCCTGCCAGGATGCAGTGCCCACCCACTATCCGCTGCCCCATCCCGCACAGGTCCTCCCTTGCCCTCCAGCCTGTCGCCACCCAGAGAAGCAGGGCAGCTATGGCTCAGTGCTTCCACCGCAGCCTCTGGGAGCCCACAAGGGGGCCGGGTACCCAGCTGGTGGGCTAAGCAGCCCCTACCTGAGGCAGCAGGCAGCTCAGACACCCTATATGCCCCCAGTGGGGTTGGACACTTATTCCTacccctctgcccccctcccagcACCCTCGCCAGGCCTCAGGCTGGAGCCGCCTCTCGCCCCACGCTGCCCAGTGGACTTTGCTCCCCAGACGCTGGGCTTTCCTTACGCCCGGGATGACCTCTCTCTCTATGGAGCATCCCCAGGGCTCGGAGGGACGCCGCCTTCCCAGAACAGTGTGCAGGCTGTGCCACAGCCCGGTGCCTTCCAGCGGgcatgccagcctctgcctgcCAGCCAGCCATGCTTAGAGCCTGCAAGGCCTGCAGAGAAGCCAGTGCAGGAAGCTGAGGAGAAGATGTGGCTGCCCAGCTGCAGGAGAgagcagccccagccccacctcgaTGAGCACCCTGGGGCACCCATCATCATTGGAGATAGTCCAGTTCCACGCACCCCACCGGCACTCCCGCCCTGTGCCCAGGAGCACCAGTCTCTTACGCAGAACGAGGGCACACTGCCACCCAGCTCCCCACCCATGCCCATTATCGACAACGTCTTCAGCTTGGCCCCCTACCGTGACTACCTGGACGTGCAGGCACCTGAGGCCACAGCTGAGCCAGACCCGGCCCCAGCCCCCAGTGAGAACCATGACAAAGACTGCAGGGGATCTCTGCCTGGCCGGGAAGCCCCCTCGAGTGTGCACGCCTCACTTAAGGAGGAGGTGGCACTGGACTTGAGTGTGAAGAAGACCGCGGCAGAGGCCCCCCCTACCAAGGTCCCTCATCCCGCAGGGCATGCCAAGCCCACCGCAGCTGTGGATGTGCCAGGTGCGGGAAACACAGTCTCCGACATGCCAGGTGTGGGGGACACAGTCTCAGATCGGCAAGTCCTGAAAAAGGTAGTCACAGAGGCACCGGACCTGCCTGGGGTGCCAGTGACCACAGAGGCGACCCCAAGGACCAACTTCCACAGCTCTGTAGCCTTCATGTTCCGAAAATTCAAGATCCTCCGGCCAGCACCCTTGCCTGCAACTGTGGTTCCAGCCGTGGTCCCAGCTGTGCCCACCTCAGCCCCTGCTCAGCCTGCACCCACCCCCACACCTGTGCCCGCTGGACTACAGATTCTCACCCAGCCCTTGCCCGTGGCCTGCTTCAACCTGGCGCTGCCCAGCCCTCCAGCTGTAGCCATGACCTCCCCCGCCTCGGCCCCTGCTCCGGCTCCATCACCTGCACCGGCTCCAgctccggctccggctccggctccggctccAGCTCCGGCTCCAGCTCCGGCTCCAGTTGTAGGCCCCGGTCCAGCGTCTACTCCCGCCACAGCAGACTCCCCAGAGCAACACTTTGCAGGACTGCATGCCTCCCTCTGTGACGCCATCTCGGGCTCAGTGGCCCACTCCCCACCGGAAAAGCTGCGCGAGTGGCTTGAGACGTCTGGGCCTTGGGGCCGGGCGGCGTGGCAGGACTGCCAGGGTGTGCAGGGGCTGCTGAGCAAGCTGCTGTCCCAGCTGCAGAGCTTCATGTGCACGCAGCAGTGCCCCTTCCCCCAcgtggtgcgggccggggccATCTTCGTGCCCATCCACCTGGTGAAGGAGCGGCTCTTCCCGCGGCTGCCACCCGCTTCCGTGGACCACGTGCTGCAGGAGCATCGCGTGGAGCTGCGGCCCACCACGCTGTCGGAGGAGCGGGCCCTGCGGGAGCGCGCCCTGCACGGCTGCACGTCGCGCATGCTGAAGCTGCTGGCGCTGCGCCAGCTGCCCGACATCTACCCTGACCTGCTGGGCCTTCAGTGGCGAGACTGTGTACGCCGCCAGCTGGGTGAGCATGGGGCAGCCCCAGTAGCCACCGGAGCTGTGTGA
- the C1H15orf39 gene encoding uncharacterized protein C15orf39 homolog isoform X1, whose protein sequence is MAEKRPLGTLGPVMYGKLPRLEADSGPGHSLPPSAGNQEPCSYKGAYFSCPMGGPPKTGSERLASWTPYPPLYPTSMAGPPLRADNLLTSCLLYRPPTESSEKVQDSGPVELLPFGAQAHSYPGPPLAAPKPVYRNPLCYGLSTCLGEGAAKRPLDVDWTLVTGSLLPPADPSCSLPPAPGKGQSLDGTFLRGVPAGTSGKDSSVSFSPCQAFLEKYRTIHSTGFLASKYAGPYSGDPKQSLSEGPPSPWTQLAQPLGPACQDAVPTHYPLPHPAQVLPCPPACRHPEKQGSYGSVLPPQPLGAHKGAGYPAGGLSSPYLRQQAAQTPYMPPVGLDTYSYPSAPLPAPSPGLRLEPPLAPRCPVDFAPQTLGFPYARDDLSLYGASPGLGGTPPSQNSVQAVPQPGAFQRACQPLPASQPCLEPARPAEKPVQEAEEKMWLPSCRREQPQPHLDEHPGAPIIIGDSPVPRTPPALPPCAQEHQSLTQNEGTLPPSSPPMPIIDNVFSLAPYRDYLDVQAPEATAEPDPAPAPSENHDKDCRGSLPGREAPSSVHASLKEEVALDLSVKKTAAEAPPTKVPHPAGHAKPTAAVDVPGAGNTVSDMPGVGDTVSDRQVLKKVVTEAPDLPGVPVTTEATPRTNFHSSVAFMFRKFKILRPAPLPATVVPAVVPAVPTSAPAQPAPTPTPVPAGLQILTQPLPVACFNLALPSPPAVAMTSPASAPAPAPSPAPAPAPAPAPAPAPAPAPAPAPVVGPGPASTPATADSPEQHFAGLHASLCDAISGSVAHSPPEKLREWLETSGPWGRAAWQDCQGVQGLLSKLLSQLQSFMCTQQCPFPHVVRAGAIFVPIHLVKERLFPRLPPASVDHVLQEHRVELRPTTLSEERALRERALHGCTSRMLKLLALRQLPDIYPDLLGLQWRDCVRRQLGDFDTEAGSVPSSEPTVAREEPESLDLAWKLSAPKAKKPGRKPPTPGLEKAEATAGGGSRGASPTPAAGASLPGPAMRARFRSLLESAWLNGLALPTWGHKASGPDRTAPRPQLLGSQSHQL, encoded by the exons ATGGCGGAGAAGCGGCCACTGGGGACCCTGGGGCCTGTGATGTACGGCAAGCTGCCCCGCCTAGAGGCAGACTCTGGGCCCGGGCACAGCCTGCCCCCCTCTGCTGGTAACCAGGAGCCCTGCAGCTACAAAGGTGCCTACTTCTCCTGCCCCATGGGGGGTCCTCCGAAGACAGGGTCTGAGCGGTTGGCATCCTGGACCCCATACCCACCCTTGTACCCCACCAGCATGGCAGGACCCCCACTTCGGGCAGACAACCTTCTGACCAGCTGCCTGCTCTACCGCCCACCCACAGAAAGCTCCGAGAAAGTACAGGACTCTGGCCCGGTTGAGCTCCTACCCTTCGGTGCCCAGGCTCACTCCTACCCAGGCCCACCACTGGCGGCACCCAAACCTGTCTACCGCAACCCTCTGTGTTATGGGCTCTCAACCTGCCTGGGGGAAGGGGCAGCAAAGAGGCCCCTGGATGTTGATTGGACGCTGGTGACTGGATCCCTGTTACCCCCCGCCGACCCATCTTGTTCtctgcccccagctcctggcaaggGCCAGTCCCTGGATGGTACCTTCTTGCGTGGGGTGCCAGCTGGGACGTCTGGCAAAGACTCTTCGGTGAGCTTCTCCCCGTGCCAGGCATTCTTGGAGAAGTATCGGACCATCCACAGCACGGGCTTCCTGGCCTCCAAGTATGCAGGTCCTTACTCTGGGGACCCCAAGCAGTCATTGTCCGAGGGACCCCCCAGTCCTTGGACGCAGCTGGCCCAACCTCTGGGACCAGCCTGCCAGGATGCAGTGCCCACCCACTATCCGCTGCCCCATCCCGCACAGGTCCTCCCTTGCCCTCCAGCCTGTCGCCACCCAGAGAAGCAGGGCAGCTATGGCTCAGTGCTTCCACCGCAGCCTCTGGGAGCCCACAAGGGGGCCGGGTACCCAGCTGGTGGGCTAAGCAGCCCCTACCTGAGGCAGCAGGCAGCTCAGACACCCTATATGCCCCCAGTGGGGTTGGACACTTATTCCTacccctctgcccccctcccagcACCCTCGCCAGGCCTCAGGCTGGAGCCGCCTCTCGCCCCACGCTGCCCAGTGGACTTTGCTCCCCAGACGCTGGGCTTTCCTTACGCCCGGGATGACCTCTCTCTCTATGGAGCATCCCCAGGGCTCGGAGGGACGCCGCCTTCCCAGAACAGTGTGCAGGCTGTGCCACAGCCCGGTGCCTTCCAGCGGgcatgccagcctctgcctgcCAGCCAGCCATGCTTAGAGCCTGCAAGGCCTGCAGAGAAGCCAGTGCAGGAAGCTGAGGAGAAGATGTGGCTGCCCAGCTGCAGGAGAgagcagccccagccccacctcgaTGAGCACCCTGGGGCACCCATCATCATTGGAGATAGTCCAGTTCCACGCACCCCACCGGCACTCCCGCCCTGTGCCCAGGAGCACCAGTCTCTTACGCAGAACGAGGGCACACTGCCACCCAGCTCCCCACCCATGCCCATTATCGACAACGTCTTCAGCTTGGCCCCCTACCGTGACTACCTGGACGTGCAGGCACCTGAGGCCACAGCTGAGCCAGACCCGGCCCCAGCCCCCAGTGAGAACCATGACAAAGACTGCAGGGGATCTCTGCCTGGCCGGGAAGCCCCCTCGAGTGTGCACGCCTCACTTAAGGAGGAGGTGGCACTGGACTTGAGTGTGAAGAAGACCGCGGCAGAGGCCCCCCCTACCAAGGTCCCTCATCCCGCAGGGCATGCCAAGCCCACCGCAGCTGTGGATGTGCCAGGTGCGGGAAACACAGTCTCCGACATGCCAGGTGTGGGGGACACAGTCTCAGATCGGCAAGTCCTGAAAAAGGTAGTCACAGAGGCACCGGACCTGCCTGGGGTGCCAGTGACCACAGAGGCGACCCCAAGGACCAACTTCCACAGCTCTGTAGCCTTCATGTTCCGAAAATTCAAGATCCTCCGGCCAGCACCCTTGCCTGCAACTGTGGTTCCAGCCGTGGTCCCAGCTGTGCCCACCTCAGCCCCTGCTCAGCCTGCACCCACCCCCACACCTGTGCCCGCTGGACTACAGATTCTCACCCAGCCCTTGCCCGTGGCCTGCTTCAACCTGGCGCTGCCCAGCCCTCCAGCTGTAGCCATGACCTCCCCCGCCTCGGCCCCTGCTCCGGCTCCATCACCTGCACCGGCTCCAgctccggctccggctccggctccggctccAGCTCCGGCTCCAGCTCCGGCTCCAGTTGTAGGCCCCGGTCCAGCGTCTACTCCCGCCACAGCAGACTCCCCAGAGCAACACTTTGCAGGACTGCATGCCTCCCTCTGTGACGCCATCTCGGGCTCAGTGGCCCACTCCCCACCGGAAAAGCTGCGCGAGTGGCTTGAGACGTCTGGGCCTTGGGGCCGGGCGGCGTGGCAGGACTGCCAGGGTGTGCAGGGGCTGCTGAGCAAGCTGCTGTCCCAGCTGCAGAGCTTCATGTGCACGCAGCAGTGCCCCTTCCCCCAcgtggtgcgggccggggccATCTTCGTGCCCATCCACCTGGTGAAGGAGCGGCTCTTCCCGCGGCTGCCACCCGCTTCCGTGGACCACGTGCTGCAGGAGCATCGCGTGGAGCTGCGGCCCACCACGCTGTCGGAGGAGCGGGCCCTGCGGGAGCGCGCCCTGCACGGCTGCACGTCGCGCATGCTGAAGCTGCTGGCGCTGCGCCAGCTGCCCGACATCTACCCTGACCTGCTGGGCCTTCAGTGGCGAGACTGTGTACGCCGCCAGCTGG GTGACTTTGACACTGAGGCTGGATCTGTGCCCTCCTCAGAGCCCACCGTGGCCAGAGAGGAGCCAGAGAGCCTAGACCTGGCTTGGAAGTTGTCTGCCCCCAAAGCCAAAAAGCCGGGGAGGAAGCCACCAACCCCTGGCCTGGAGAAAGCAGAGGCAACTGCTGGAGGAGGGTCCCGAGGTGCCTCACCCACCCCTGCTGCTGGTGCCAGCTTGCCCGGCCCCGCGATGAGGGCGCGCTTCCGCAGCCTGCTCGAATCCGCCTGGCTCAAtggcctggctctgcccactTGGGGCCACAAGGCCTCAGGACCCGACCGGACCGCGCCCCGCCCGCAGCTGTTGGGCAGCCAGAGTCATCAGCTGTAG